A region of the Lysobacter sp. K5869 genome:
CCGCCGGCGCATTGGTTCCAGGGCCGCACCGTCTACGGCGGGCTGACCGCGGCGCTGGCGCTGCAGGCGGCGATCCGCGCAGCGCCCGCCGGCGCGCCGCCGTTGCGCGCCGCGCAGGTCGCCTTCGTCGGCCCGGCGTCCGGCGCGCTGCGGTTCCAGCCGCGGGTGTTGCGCGAAGGCAAATCCTCGCTGTCGGTGGACGTCGAGGCCAGCAGCGACGGCGAACCCGCACTGCGCGCGCTGTTCGTGTTCGCCGCGGCGCGCGCCAGCCGCATCGCCCACGATTTCTCGCAACGCCCGCCAGCGCCGCCCGCCGCCGACTGTCCGCGCCTGCCGACGCACGAACTGGCGCCGCGCTTTCTCGGCAACTTCGATGTGCGCATGGCCGGCGGCTCGGCGCCGGCGTCGGGCGCGGCGAATCCGGAATTCATCGCCTGGGTGCGCCACCTGGACGACAACGGCGTCGCGCCGGCGGTCGCCCTGGTCGCCCTCGCCGACGCGCTGCCGCCCGCGGCCTTGGCCAGCTTCACCGAAATGGCGCCGGTCAGCTCGATCGCGTGGAGCTTCGAGTTGTTCGATCCGCCCGCCGGCCGCGGCTGGTTCCTGCTGCGCTCTTTCAGCCAGCACGCCGCGCACGGGTATTCGGTGCAGGACATGGAGATCTGGGACGAATCGGGGCGGCGCGTGCTGGCGGGCCGGCAATCGGTGGCGCTGTACCAATGACGCCGCGCCGCGGCAGCGACGCGGCGAGTTCCGCGCCGAAAACAAAGCAGCCGCCCGGAACGTCCGGGCGGCTGCGTCGGTGGCGATGCGAATGCGCGGCTTACATGACGCAGCCGGCGACCACCTTGTACTTCTTGGTCACATCGCCGTAGCCCGGGTCGCCGCAGCTGGCGGGCTGGCGCACGCCGACCACGTCGCCGGCGTCGTTGTAGTAGATGGTCGAGCAGAAGCAACCCTGCGATTGAGTGGCGGCGCCGGTGCTGGCGGATGCGGCCAGCAGGACGCCCAACGCGATCAGCTTGATGCGGTGCATCGAACTCTCCTTCGACATGTGCGCGGCGCTAATGCCGCCGGCGCACGATACAACGCGGCCATCGCAGCGCATGAAACATCGCCGCGCACGAAAATGTCACGAGCTTGCGATAGCGCGCAGCGCGGCGAAGATGAACTGTGAGCGGGATCGTAATTGCGCCGACGCGGCGGAGATCGCCGAGGCGGGCGCATGCGTTCGCGATCCGCGCCGTCCGGCCGCCGAGGGCACCGCGCACGCGGCCCTGGGATGGACGGCGGGTCGGGCCGCCGGCCGATCGCGGCGTATAGTTCCTCCGCCGAACGCCGGGCCGCGCTTGCCCGCCGCGCATCCTCGCCCCACGAGAACCGCTCATGACCGACCGCGCCGCCCGACTCGTCGAAGTCCGCACTTACAAGCTCAAACCCGGCCATGGCGAGCGTTTCGTCGCGGCAATGGCGGCCGCGCTGCCGATGGTGCGCGCCAGCGGCATGGACGTGGTCGCGTTCGGCCGCAGCGATCACGAGCACGAGAGCTTCCACCTGATCCGCGCCTACGCCGACCGCGACGAATTGACCGCGCAGCAGGACGCGTTCTACGGCTCCGACGCGTGGAAGCTCGGGCCGCGGCAAGCCTTGATCGATTGCCTGGACGACTACCTCAACACGCTGTTGTGGCTGACGCCGGACAGCATCGAAGACCTGCGTTCCCGCAACGGCCTCAAACGGATCTAGCCCGCTTTGCCGCGCTCGCCGGCCAAACGCGCCCCGCTCAGCCGCCCGAGGCGCGCGCCATCGCGTCTTCGTGCGGCGATAAAAAAAAATGGCGCCGGAGCATGAAGCTCCGACGCCATTCTTCGTCACGCGCCTCGCGGCGCCTGCGCACGATCAACTCAGCTTGAGCGCTCCATGGCTGGGCGCGCTTTGCCCGCCCTGGCCGCCTTGCGTCATCGTCTGCTGCTGTTCTTGCTGCGGCTGACGCTGTTCCTGCTGTTGCTGCTGGCCCAAGGCCTCGAGCTTGTGCAGATTGTCCGCCAGCGGCTGCTTCGCCGCTTCGGTCTTATCGACCGGAGCGTATTTGATGTCGCCTTCGTTGCCCGGGTTCTTCCACACCGCGAACACGTTGTTGTTGGTCTGGCTCGGCGCCACGTCCTGGATCTCCGGCAGCTTGGCCTGCCGCGCTTGCACCGCCAGCGCCCCGGCGATGCGCTCCTTGTCCTGCTGGTTGTCGTACACGCCCGCGTCCGGGCCGAGCTTGTCCAAGCCGGCGAGCGCCTGCTGGAACATCGGGTCGCCGCGCAACTGGCCTTCGCGCTGCGGATCGGGCTTGGCGTCGCTGGTGCTGAAGGTGCGGCCGGAATTGCCCAGGCCCGGCTCGCTCGGCTTGATCGATTCGTCCAGCGCGCGGCCCGAGGCCGGCGCCCAATGGCCGAAGAAACCGTCCTGGCTGGGCTCCTTGAGCTTGGCGTCGCGCAGCACGCTGTCGGCCAGGGTGTTGGAGTTCTGCACCTGCGGGTCGTAGGGATATTTGTCGCTCTTGCTCTGCGCGTCGGCGACCATCTTGTCCCAGGTCTTGGACAGGTCCGCGCCGGTGGCGATCTCCTCGCGGTACTGCTTCTGGCCCTTGGCGTTGAGGTTGTCGGGATGGTCGGGATTGGTGCTGTCGTAGGGCAGATTGCTCTCCACGTGCATCCGCCCGTACGGCAAGCCCGGCTTTTCCTCGCCGGTCCAACCGCTGATGGTGTGCTGCTCGCCGTTCTTGTCGGTGTAGAGCAGGAACTTGTGGTGGTAGTCCTTGCCCGCCACCGAGCCGATGTTGCGGTAGCCGACTTCGATTTTCTCGTCCATGCGCGGCCCGCTCCCTTACTGATTCTTGAGGTGGACGGCGGCGACCTTGGCGAGCTTGCCGGCGGCGTCGAAGGAGAAGGTCATCACCACCGAACGCGCGTCGGGGTCGAGCATGGCCTGGCCCTTGTTGTCGCGCACGATCAGCGTGGCGGCCTGCTCCTCGACGATCTTGGAACTGGCCGAGCCCGCGAACAGCCCCGACACCGCGGCCTTATCGGTGCCCAGCGGAATGTGCTTGAGCACGATCTCGCTCACGTCGAGCTGTTCGAAGCGAACCGGCTTTCGAGACGAATAGATTTCTTCCAGCATCTGCGCAACTCCTGTTTTCATAGTTTCATCCCGGGTCGACCCCTTAGTTTGCCCGCCCGCCGTCGCGCACGACGAGAGCGGCGACGCGAACGCGACGACGACGGCGCAGGCCGTCGCGACGGCGCGCAAGCGCGTCTTGAATGGCGTCTTCGATCCGATCCCTGACATTTCGATCTCCTGCCGCGGTGGCGGCCGATGGGCGAACGCCGCCGCGCGAGGCGGCGGACGCAGCGCACAGTGTGGCCGCTGCGCAGCGCCCGGTGTGTGCGGGCGATGCGCGGCGCGGCCGCGCGTTCAGCCGCCGTCTCAGCGGTCGGGCACCCACGCGAAGTTCTCGCCTTCGGCCTGGATCCGGCCCAGGCCCGGGAACGGGAAGTGCACGGCGTACACGTGCAGGTTCTCGGCGGCGGCGCGCTTGAGCAAGGCACGGCGGCTGGCCTGGGCCTTGGGCGCGTCGCCGTCGTACTGGATGGTCCAGTCCGGGCGCTGCACCGAGACGATGTAGTGATGCGCCGAATCGCCGATATACAGCAAGCGCTCGTCGCCCGAAGCGATCTGGTACGCGCTGTGGCCCGGAGTGTGGCCGTCGACCGCGACCGCGGCGACCACGCCCGGCACGAGTTCGGCGTTGGGCTGGAAGGTCTGCACCTTCGGCGCGATCGCGGCAACCAGCTTGGCGGCGCCGGCATCGGCCTTGAGCGACGCCCATTCGGCTTCGCTCAGATGCACGGTCGCGTTCGGAAACGCCAGCGCGCCCTCGTGGGTCAGCAAGCCGCCGACGTGATCGGGATGGCCGTGGGAAATGAAGATGTCGGTGACCTGCCCCGGCTCGGTGCCGGCGGCGCGCAGCGAGGCCGGCAGGCGGCCGGCGCGGGCGAAGGACGCGTCGGCCGCGCCGGTGTCGAACAGCAGCGTGCGCTCGCCCGCGCGCACCAGCAGCGGCTGGATGCTCAGGTGCAGCACGTCGGTGGGCTGGCCGGCGGCGCTCAGCAGCGCGGCGACATCGGCCGGCGGATGGCCGACGCCGAAGGTCTTGCCGTCGTTGGGCGCGTCGATGTCGCCGTCCTTGAGCGCGAAGGCTTCGAGCTGGCCGATGCGGAACGCGAACACATCGGCGTTCTGCACCGGCTTGGCGTCGGCGGGCTTGGCCTCGGCCGGCGCCGCGGCGGGCGCGGCGGCGGCGGGTTGTTCGGCGGCGGGCTGCGGACGCGAACAGGCCGACACGGCCGCGCCGGCGAGCACGGCGGCGATCAACACGGAAAGCGAATGACGGGGCATGGGGGAGGTTCCGGTAAGAAGGCCGATGCGCGGCCGAAAGGCAGGCGCGGACAGCCGGCCTGCGAACCGGGCGAGCTTATGCCCGCGGCCTTGCGGCAACAAGCGCCCGCGCGCCGTCACCGCGGCGCATGCTGCGTTCCATTCGCGGCGCTTCGACGACCAAACCGATGCGTTTTCAGCGTTCCGGCGCCGCCTCGCAGGGCGGGGCCGCCTCGTCGGCCATCGTTTGCGCGGCGGCCAGCAGCGAGGCGCGCAGCATCGGACCGTGGCCGAGTCCGGGGAATTCGCGATAACACACGCTCAAGCCGGGCATGGCCCGCAAGCGCTCGGCGAGCCGGCGCGCGGCATCGGCCGGCACCACGCCGATCCGCGCCCGATGCGCGGCCGCGCGCGGATCGGCGGCCTCGCGCGCCCCTTCGCGCGGCGCGCGTTCGCGCTCGCCTTGGGCGATGGTCACGCTCGCCGGACGCGCCAGTTGGCGCGCGAGAAAACGCCGCTCGGGCTCGCCGAGGATCGCGCCGCGATCCCACCACAGCGACGGGCTCGCGGGGAACCAGCGAGCGAACGCATCGCCACGGGTGTAGAGCAGATTCAGCACGAACAGCCCGCCGAGCGAATGTCCCCACAGCGCCTCGCGCGAGCGGTCGATGCGCGCGCGGCGGCGCGCCTCGGGCTGGATTGTCCCGATCAGCGCCTCGCCGAACCTCGCCGCGCCACCGCCGCGAACGCCCTGCCCCAACCCGTCGTCGACCGCGCTGGGCGTGTAATCGCCGGTGCGTTGCGCGCCGTCGATGCGCAGATCGTTGTCGTAACCGACGAACACCAGCACCGGCGGCCGGCCTTGCGCCAATGTCGCCAGCGCCGCCGCGTCGAATTCCATCAACGCGGCGTTGCCGTCGAGCATGTACAAGGCCGCGAATCCGCCGCGCGGAGCGCGCTGGCGCGGGATGCCCAGATTGACCCGCCACTGCCGCAGTCCATCGTCGGAAGCGACCACGAAGCGCTCGAATCGATAGTCCGGCGAAGGCGCATCGGCGACGGTGACGCCGATGCGTTGGTTCGGATCCGGCTGCGCGACCGCGGGCGCGCACCACCCCATCCCCACGAACGCCACGGCCACCCCCTGTAGGAGCGGCGCAAGCCGCGACGCGGCCCTCGCAACGAACGAGGACCCACCTGCAACCGACACGCCCATCCGCCGCGAAACGAAGCGTCCGGCGCGATCTTCGCCTCCGGGGTCGCGGCTTACGCCGCTCCTACAGGGGGAGACCAAAGCCGCTTGGCTCATCACCAGCTCAGCCGCACGCTCGCGACTACGGTGCGACCGGTGCCGTAGTAACACGAGGCGACGCTGCCGCAGGTGGAGATGTAGGTCTTGTCGCCGAGGTTGCCGACGTTGAGCGAGAACTGCGTCGCCGGGCCGTTGCCGGTGTCCACGCGATAGCGGATCGCCGCGTCGAACACGGTGTAGGACGGAATCCGGTAGAGGTTGGCGCTGTCGCCGTAGCTCTCGCCGTTGTAGCGCACGCCCGCCGCCAAGCCGAGGCCTTCCAGCGCGCCTTGGTGGAAGGTGTAGTCCAGCCACGCGGTCGCGGTCCACTCCGGCACCTGCGCCAATTGCTTGCCGCGCAGTTCCGGCGCGCCGCGGGTCACTTCCGAATCCATGCGCGAGGCCGCGCCGATCACGCTGAAGCCTTCCAGCGGCGTCACGCGCGCTTCCAGTTCCAGGCCGCGCACGCGGCCTTCGCCGCTTTGCGCCTGACAACGCAGCGCGCCGCTGGCGCCGCAGTTGACGTGGGTCGGGTCGGGATCGTCGACGAGGATGTTCTCTTGGCGCAGGTCGTAGGCCGACAGCGTGATCAGTCCGTCGAAGCTCGACGGCTGGAACTTCACCCCGCCCTCCCACTGCTTGCCGGTGATCGGATCGAACGGCGTGCGCGCGTAGCTCTGATTGATGTCGGTGGTCGCCGGCTGGAACGATTCGGCGTAGCTCAGGTACGGCGACCAGCCGCCGGGCGCCGCGTACAGCACGCCGGCGCGGCCGGTGAAAGCGTCGTTCTTCAGGCGCGTGCGCACCCACGGCGTGACCGCGCCGGTGGCGACCGTGCGGGTCGCGGTGGAGGTGTCGTCGTCGGTGCGGTCGTAGCGCCCGCCGAGCAGCACGCGCCAGTTGCCGAACGCGAGCTGGTCCTGCAGATAGACGCCGGTTTGCTCATTGGTGCCGCGCGACAGGCCGACCGAGCGCACCACCGGGGTGTAGCCGGTGTAAACCGGGTGGAAGATGTCGATCGGCGCCGGATTGCTCATCGCGCCGCGGCCGCCGACCCAGTCCGCCTTCTGCCAGTCCACGCCGAACAGCAACGTGTGCGCGACCGCGCCGGTGACGAACTGGCCCTGGAGGCGGGTGTCGATGGTGTCGCCGTCGGAATCGCCGTCGCCGTAGGTGGCGCGGCGGTTTTGGGTGCGGCCGTCGGCGCTCAGCGCGCCCAGCGTGATGACGCCGCGATACAGCGAATCCACGTGCGTGCGCCGCGCGCTCTGGCTCAGCGTCCAGTTCTCGTTGAAGCCGTGTTCCAGCAGCCAGCCCGCGGTCCAGATCGTGCGGTCGTAGGTGTTCCAGCTCGGCTCGCCGATGAAGGTGGTGTTCTTCATCCGACCGTAGCGGGTCGGCCGCAAGGTGCCGTCCATCGGCAGGAACTGATAGGTCGAGCCGCCGTCGTCCTTTTGATACAGGCCGAGCAAGGTCAGGCGCGTGCGTTCGGCGATCTGCCAGGTGTAGCTCGGCGCCAGGAACCAGTGCTTCTGTTCGGTGCGCTCGATCTGGGTGTCGCCGTCGCGGTACAGGCCGACCAGACGCACCAGGTGCGCGTCGTCGCCGCTGCCGGCGCCGACGTCGAACGCGGCGCTGTACTGGCCGTGGCCGTCCAGGCCGAGTTGCAGCACCTGCTGCTGGTCCGGCGTCGGCGTCTTGCTGACCTGATTGACCATGCCGCCGGGCGCGACCTGCCCGTACATCACCGCCGACGGCCCCTTGAGCACTTCGACCCGCTCCAGATTCCAGGTGTCGAACATGGTGCGGTTCCACTGCCCGCCCTGCGGCGCGCGCAGGCCGTCGAGGGTGACGTTGTTGCTCCAACTGCCGGCGTCGTAGCCGCGGATGCGGAAATCGTCGACGCGGTTGTCGATGCCGCTGCTTTCCAGCGACACGCCGGCGACGTAGCGCATGGCGTCGTTGAGGTTCTGCACGCCGCGCGCGTCGAGTTCCTCGCGCGCGATCACCGCGATCGACTGCGGAGTCTGGGCGATCGGCGCGTCGGTCTTGGTCGCGCCCTGGGAATGGGTGGTGGTGCGGTAGGCGTTGACCCGGACGGTGTCCAAGGTCTGCGCGTCGCCTGCGTCCGCGGGTTCGGCCGCCAACGCCGCGCACGGCAGCGCCAGGACGAAAGCGAGGGAAAGGGAAAGCGGTGAGCGCGCGAAAGCGCGCAGAGATCCTTCTGCGTACACGAGAGTCGGCCCAGTGGAAACGATTGGCTGACTGCAGGCGCAGCGGCTGATGCGGGGCATCTTAGCAAATGAGAACGGATCGCAATAGAGCCCGCATCGGGCCGCGCGCTCAAGGCGACGCGGCGGCACCCGTCCGCCAAGCCGATCGGAGCGTGCGGCTCCCGTGTCGATGGCGCTGAGCGTCGGTCTTCTGCGGTAAAGCGTCCGCTTCCAGCCCGAGCGGCCGCTCGACGGTCTTATGCGCGGCCGGCGCGAACACTGCCAGCCCCGTCGCCGTCGATGCGCGACGACGCAAACTCATGCAAACGCCGCCGAAACCGTTTTGAGCAGCGACGCGACCGTGACGATGTCGACGCGCAGTCAAGGCAACGTTAGCGAGCGGTGACGCTCGCGCGATACGCGCGCCTAAGGCGTCACCCGCGGGTCACGGCTGTTTAATGGCGGCCCGCCGCATAGTGGTGCGCAAGCGGTGCAACGCGCATCGCGATGCTTCCAAGCCCGCAGGAGACGACGCACATGACCGACAAGAAGACCGAACACAGCCTCAACGATCTGATCCAGATCGCCCGCGACGGCGAGCATTTCTACGCCGAGGCGGCGAAGAAGGTCGGCGACACCGAACTGGCCGGCGCGTTCTTGCGCATGTCCACCGCCAAGGGCGCGATCGTCGAGCAGCTCAGCGCCGAAGTCGCCGCCGGCGGCGGCAAGCCGGCGTCCGGGGGCACCTTCGTCGGCTCGATGCAGGAGGTCTACGGCCGCGTGCGCGCCACGCTGGGCGACACCCGCTATGGCTACGTGGCCGAACTGGAAGAGTCCGAGGACCGGCTGCTGAAGGCGTTCAACGACGTCCACGACGATCCCAACGTCGCGCCGTCGGCGCGGGCCGCGGTCGAGCGGCTGTTGCCGCAGGTCCGCCAGAGCCATCGCGAGATGAGCCAGCGCAAGCACGCTTTGAAGCATTGAGCGCGGGCCATCGCCGCAACGAAAACGCCGGCCATGCGCCGGCGTTTTCGTGCGGCCGGGGTTTTCCGGCCTCGGGTCCGCTGCGTTCTTCGGCATCGCCGATCCGCAACGCGTCGCAAGGCGAGCCGGATCGAACGCCGCGCTGCCGAGCTAAGACGCTACATCGTACGACCGCCGATTCCTCAGCATCGCCGGATCGAACCCCGCCGCCTGCGCATACCGCGAGGCGATGGCCGCGAGCTCGTCGGGCTTGATCACGTCGTCGATATTGGAAAATCCCGCCGGCGCGCGTTGATTGGCCATCGTGATCATCACCTCCGGCCCCTGCTGCCGGTTGCGGAACTGCATTTCCGTGGTGACCGGCCTGCGTTCCTCTTCGTACGCGATCAGGGCTTGCCTGATATCGGCGCCGTGCGCCAGGTGATAGGCCAGCGAGCGGCCGTCGACGATGGCCTGGGTCGCGCCGTTGGAACCCATCGGATACATCGGATGCGCCGAGTCGCCGAGCAAGGTCACCGGCCCGAAGCTCCAGCGCGGCAAGGCGTCGCGGTCGAGCATGGGATAGGCGTGCGCCTGCGCGGCCGAGCGCAGAATGCCCTGAACATCGACATCGTCCAGGCGCCAGTCGCCGAAGTGATCGAACACTTCCTGCTTGTCCACCGAATGGCGCCAATCGCCGTTGTGCCGGTTGCCCGCGCCGGGAATCGGCCGGGTGGTGATCCAGTTGATCAGGATCTCCTCGCCGCCGTCGGGATTGGGCGCGATGGGATACAGCACCAGCCATCTGCCGTCGACATCGCCGGACACCAGCATGCTGGCGCCGGAGAGATACGGCTTGGCCCAGGCCGTGCCGCGCCACATCATCAAGCCGTTCCAGCAGGTCGCGCCCTCTTCCGGGTACAACTGCGCGCGCACCGCGGAACGGATTCCGTCGGCGCCGACCAACACGTCGGCCGTCAACCGTTCTTGCCGCCCGGCCACGCGGTGCTCGACCTCCGCCTCGACCCGGCCGTCCGCTTTGACGAGAAAACCCTTCACCCGCGAATCGGTCGCGATCGCGTCCTCGCCCAGGCGCTTGCGCACTTCCGCCGCGAGCACCTTCTGCAGAAAACCGCGGTGGATCGACAGCTGCGGCCAGCCGTGCCCGGCGAAGCGCCCGCGAGGTTCCTGCCAGACCCGATTGCCGTGCCAGTTGCAGAACACCAGCTCGCGGGTCTGAATCGAACCCGCGATGAGTTCGTCCAATACGCCCAATTCTTGCAGTTCCCTGCACGCGTTGGGCAGCAGGTTGAGGCCCACGCCCAAGGGATCGATCTGCGCGGCCGATTCCAGCACCCGGATCGAGCGGAAGCCGGCCGCATGCAAGCTCAGCGCGGCGGCCAGTCCGCCGATTCCCGCTCCGGCAATCAGAATGTCCATCTGCTTTCCCGTTGTTGTCGTTGTCATTGGCGGCGTCTTCGCGAAACCGGTCGACCTAAGCCGCGGACCGGTTGGTTTCCAGCCGGCTCACATCCAGCCAATGGCGATCGAGCTGCCATGGGTAGGACGGCAAATCCACCAGCCGGCCGCCGGATTCGGCGGCATCGGACCAATCGACCTCGTTCCCGGCCATGTACGCATCGGCGATCTGCTGCAACCGGCGCCGCAGCGCGTCCGCACCGGCCTCGTCGTCCGCCGCGCCGTGACCGAAGCTGCCGCTGGTCCCGCCGGCGAGGTGGCGGCGCAGCGACAAGGCCAACTCGTCGTGCGAAGCGGCGACGAACGCCACCCGGCTGGCGTGCTGCGCGCGCCGCTGGGTCGTGGTGTAGGCGATGTCGCGCAAGGAGTGGCGCTTCCCCGCTTCGCCGTCTTCCAAACTCGCGAGGAACGAGCGGCAAACGGCGTCGAGCCCGGCCGGATTCGGCGCCGACAACGTCACCGCGTGCGGCCGCCCGGCTTCCGCCGATGTGTGTTGCGCGACCGGATCGGCCTGGGTCAACACGATGCAGGCGTTGGTCGACGAAATGCCTTGGCCGCTGACCGACGCGATCGCGCGCTTGTCCGCGCTGCCCAGCGCATGCGCACGGGTCGGAATCAGCAGGG
Encoded here:
- a CDS encoding thioesterase family protein, whose translation is MPSFAELIEGFDPAAEILPPAHWFQGRTVYGGLTAALALQAAIRAAPAGAPPLRAAQVAFVGPASGALRFQPRVLREGKSSLSVDVEASSDGEPALRALFVFAAARASRIAHDFSQRPPAPPAADCPRLPTHELAPRFLGNFDVRMAGGSAPASGAANPEFIAWVRHLDDNGVAPAVALVALADALPPAALASFTEMAPVSSIAWSFELFDPPAGRGWFLLRSFSQHAAHGYSVQDMEIWDESGRRVLAGRQSVALYQ
- a CDS encoding DUF6289 family protein, which gives rise to MHRIKLIALGVLLAASASTGAATQSQGCFCSTIYYNDAGDVVGVRQPASCGDPGYGDVTKKYKVVAGCVM
- a CDS encoding NIPSNAP family protein, yielding MTDRAARLVEVRTYKLKPGHGERFVAAMAAALPMVRASGMDVVAFGRSDHEHESFHLIRAYADRDELTAQQDAFYGSDAWKLGPRQALIDCLDDYLNTLLWLTPDSIEDLRSRNGLKRI
- a CDS encoding XVIPCD domain-containing protein is translated as MDEKIEVGYRNIGSVAGKDYHHKFLLYTDKNGEQHTISGWTGEEKPGLPYGRMHVESNLPYDSTNPDHPDNLNAKGQKQYREEIATGADLSKTWDKMVADAQSKSDKYPYDPQVQNSNTLADSVLRDAKLKEPSQDGFFGHWAPASGRALDESIKPSEPGLGNSGRTFSTSDAKPDPQREGQLRGDPMFQQALAGLDKLGPDAGVYDNQQDKERIAGALAVQARQAKLPEIQDVAPSQTNNNVFAVWKNPGNEGDIKYAPVDKTEAAKQPLADNLHKLEALGQQQQQEQRQPQQEQQQTMTQGGQGGQSAPSHGALKLS
- a CDS encoding DUF6393 family protein; translated protein: MKTGVAQMLEEIYSSRKPVRFEQLDVSEIVLKHIPLGTDKAAVSGLFAGSASSKIVEEQAATLIVRDNKGQAMLDPDARSVVMTFSFDAAGKLAKVAAVHLKNQ
- a CDS encoding MBL fold metallo-hydrolase, which produces MPRHSLSVLIAAVLAGAAVSACSRPQPAAEQPAAAAPAAAPAEAKPADAKPVQNADVFAFRIGQLEAFALKDGDIDAPNDGKTFGVGHPPADVAALLSAAGQPTDVLHLSIQPLLVRAGERTLLFDTGAADASFARAGRLPASLRAAGTEPGQVTDIFISHGHPDHVGGLLTHEGALAFPNATVHLSEAEWASLKADAGAAKLVAAIAPKVQTFQPNAELVPGVVAAVAVDGHTPGHSAYQIASGDERLLYIGDSAHHYIVSVQRPDWTIQYDGDAPKAQASRRALLKRAAAENLHVYAVHFPFPGLGRIQAEGENFAWVPDR
- a CDS encoding alpha/beta hydrolase-fold protein; this encodes MSQAALVSPCRSGVSRDPGGEDRAGRFVSRRMGVSVAGGSSFVARAASRLAPLLQGVAVAFVGMGWCAPAVAQPDPNQRIGVTVADAPSPDYRFERFVVASDDGLRQWRVNLGIPRQRAPRGGFAALYMLDGNAALMEFDAAALATLAQGRPPVLVFVGYDNDLRIDGAQRTGDYTPSAVDDGLGQGVRGGGAARFGEALIGTIQPEARRRARIDRSREALWGHSLGGLFVLNLLYTRGDAFARWFPASPSLWWDRGAILGEPERRFLARQLARPASVTIAQGERERAPREGAREAADPRAAAHRARIGVVPADAARRLAERLRAMPGLSVCYREFPGLGHGPMLRASLLAAAQTMADEAAPPCEAAPER
- a CDS encoding TonB-dependent siderophore receptor translates to MAAEPADAGDAQTLDTVRVNAYRTTTHSQGATKTDAPIAQTPQSIAVIAREELDARGVQNLNDAMRYVAGVSLESSGIDNRVDDFRIRGYDAGSWSNNVTLDGLRAPQGGQWNRTMFDTWNLERVEVLKGPSAVMYGQVAPGGMVNQVSKTPTPDQQQVLQLGLDGHGQYSAAFDVGAGSGDDAHLVRLVGLYRDGDTQIERTEQKHWFLAPSYTWQIAERTRLTLLGLYQKDDGGSTYQFLPMDGTLRPTRYGRMKNTTFIGEPSWNTYDRTIWTAGWLLEHGFNENWTLSQSARRTHVDSLYRGVITLGALSADGRTQNRRATYGDGDSDGDTIDTRLQGQFVTGAVAHTLLFGVDWQKADWVGGRGAMSNPAPIDIFHPVYTGYTPVVRSVGLSRGTNEQTGVYLQDQLAFGNWRVLLGGRYDRTDDDTSTATRTVATGAVTPWVRTRLKNDAFTGRAGVLYAAPGGWSPYLSYAESFQPATTDINQSYARTPFDPITGKQWEGGVKFQPSSFDGLITLSAYDLRQENILVDDPDPTHVNCGASGALRCQAQSGEGRVRGLELEARVTPLEGFSVIGAASRMDSEVTRGAPELRGKQLAQVPEWTATAWLDYTFHQGALEGLGLAAGVRYNGESYGDSANLYRIPSYTVFDAAIRYRVDTGNGPATQFSLNVGNLGDKTYISTCGSVASCYYGTGRTVVASVRLSW
- a CDS encoding PA2169 family four-helix-bundle protein, with the translated sequence MTDKKTEHSLNDLIQIARDGEHFYAEAAKKVGDTELAGAFLRMSTAKGAIVEQLSAEVAAGGGKPASGGTFVGSMQEVYGRVRATLGDTRYGYVAELEESEDRLLKAFNDVHDDPNVAPSARAAVERLLPQVRQSHREMSQRKHALKH
- a CDS encoding flavin-dependent oxidoreductase, with translation MDILIAGAGIGGLAAALSLHAAGFRSIRVLESAAQIDPLGVGLNLLPNACRELQELGVLDELIAGSIQTRELVFCNWHGNRVWQEPRGRFAGHGWPQLSIHRGFLQKVLAAEVRKRLGEDAIATDSRVKGFLVKADGRVEAEVEHRVAGRQERLTADVLVGADGIRSAVRAQLYPEEGATCWNGLMMWRGTAWAKPYLSGASMLVSGDVDGRWLVLYPIAPNPDGGEEILINWITTRPIPGAGNRHNGDWRHSVDKQEVFDHFGDWRLDDVDVQGILRSAAQAHAYPMLDRDALPRWSFGPVTLLGDSAHPMYPMGSNGATQAIVDGRSLAYHLAHGADIRQALIAYEEERRPVTTEMQFRNRQQGPEVMITMANQRAPAGFSNIDDVIKPDELAAIASRYAQAAGFDPAMLRNRRSYDVAS